In the Mycolicibacterium thermoresistibile genome, one interval contains:
- a CDS encoding aminodeoxychorismate lyase yields the protein MANAPAVVVTLDGQLRAPGEPLLYADDLAAVRGDGIFETLLIRDGGPCLLEAHLTRLTGSARLMDLPEPDLPAWRAAVATAVRQWCDRTDDEGVMRLVYSRGRESGAGRPTGYVTVAALPERVAAARRDGVSAITLDRGMASTAADLPWLLAGAKTLSYAVNMAALRHAERHGAGDVIFVSTDGYLLEGPRSTVVIATEMDGVTCLLTPPPWYPILRGTTQQALFEVARNRGYQCDFQPLRPADLFAAQGVWLVSSITLGARVHTLDGRPMPGAALAAEMAELVDAAIVSDR from the coding sequence ATGGCGAATGCACCGGCGGTTGTGGTGACGTTGGACGGACAGCTGCGCGCCCCCGGCGAACCGCTGCTGTACGCCGACGATCTGGCCGCCGTCCGCGGCGACGGGATCTTCGAGACCCTGCTGATCCGCGACGGCGGGCCGTGTCTGCTGGAAGCCCACCTGACGCGGCTGACCGGTTCGGCGCGGCTGATGGACCTGCCCGAACCGGATCTGCCCGCCTGGCGGGCCGCGGTGGCCACCGCGGTGCGCCAGTGGTGCGACCGCACCGACGACGAGGGTGTGATGCGGCTGGTGTACAGCCGCGGCCGGGAGAGCGGCGCCGGCCGCCCCACCGGCTACGTCACCGTCGCCGCGCTGCCGGAGCGGGTGGCGGCCGCCCGCCGGGACGGGGTGTCGGCGATCACGCTGGACCGCGGAATGGCCAGCACCGCTGCCGATCTGCCCTGGCTGCTTGCCGGCGCCAAGACACTGTCGTATGCGGTGAACATGGCCGCGCTGCGGCACGCCGAACGGCACGGCGCCGGGGACGTGATCTTCGTCAGCACCGACGGCTACCTGCTGGAGGGGCCGCGCTCCACGGTGGTGATCGCCACCGAGATGGACGGCGTCACCTGTCTGCTCACCCCGCCGCCGTGGTATCCGATCCTGCGGGGCACCACCCAGCAGGCGTTGTTCGAGGTCGCCCGCAACCGCGGCTACCAGTGCGACTTCCAGCCGCTACGTCCTGCTGACCTGTTTGCGGCGCAGGGGGTTTGGCTGGTTTCGAGCATCACGTTGGGCGCCCGGGTGCACACCCTGGACGGTCGGCCGATGCCGGGGGCGGCGCTGGCCGCGGAGATGGCCGAGCTCGTCGACGCCGCGATCGTCAGCGATCGTTGA
- a CDS encoding CAF17-like 4Fe-4S cluster assembly/insertion protein YgfZ, whose protein sequence is MSAVPSPESGPDAGTVWHHGDPFGEQRAATTEVVVVDRSHRAALTLTGGDRKSWLHSLSTQHVSELPDGAVTENLSLDAQGRVEDHWIQTELPGVTHLDTEPWRGEPLLTYLRKMVFWSEVTVEPADLGVLSLLGPRAVDPALLETVGAPPPPDGADAAPLPDGGFVRRLPGRDTELDLVVPRAQVADWLDRLTGAGVRRAGVWAYEALRVAAVRPRLGVDTDERTIPHEVGWIGAAVHLDKGCYRGQETVARVHNLGKPPRMLALLHLDGSTEDRPATGDPVLAGGRAVGRLGTVIDHVDLGPIALALVKRGLPADTELVTGGAVQIAASIDADSVPDTDTGGAGRRAVERLRGRAQ, encoded by the coding sequence ATGTCCGCAGTTCCCAGCCCCGAGTCGGGGCCCGACGCCGGCACCGTCTGGCATCACGGCGATCCCTTCGGTGAGCAACGCGCCGCCACCACCGAGGTGGTGGTCGTCGACCGCTCCCACCGGGCGGCGTTGACACTCACCGGCGGGGACCGCAAGAGCTGGCTGCACAGCCTGTCCACCCAGCACGTCAGCGAGCTGCCCGACGGTGCGGTGACCGAGAACCTGAGCCTGGACGCCCAGGGCCGGGTCGAGGACCACTGGATCCAGACCGAGCTGCCGGGCGTCACCCACCTCGACACCGAACCGTGGCGGGGCGAGCCGCTGCTGACCTATCTGCGCAAGATGGTGTTCTGGTCGGAGGTGACGGTCGAGCCGGCCGACCTCGGGGTGCTGTCGCTGCTCGGGCCGCGCGCCGTCGACCCGGCGTTGCTGGAAACCGTCGGCGCTCCCCCGCCGCCGGACGGGGCGGACGCCGCCCCGCTGCCCGACGGCGGTTTCGTGCGCCGGCTGCCGGGCCGGGACACCGAACTGGATCTGGTGGTGCCCCGCGCTCAGGTCGCGGACTGGCTGGACCGGCTCACCGGCGCCGGTGTGCGCCGGGCCGGGGTGTGGGCGTACGAGGCACTGCGGGTGGCCGCCGTGCGTCCCCGGCTGGGGGTGGACACCGACGAGCGCACCATCCCCCACGAGGTCGGCTGGATCGGCGCCGCGGTGCATCTGGACAAGGGCTGCTACCGCGGCCAGGAGACCGTCGCGCGGGTGCACAATCTCGGCAAGCCGCCGCGGATGCTGGCGCTGCTGCATCTCGACGGGTCCACCGAGGACCGTCCCGCCACCGGGGATCCGGTGCTGGCCGGCGGGCGCGCGGTGGGCCGGCTCGGCACCGTGATCGACCACGTCGATCTCGGCCCGATCGCGCTTGCGCTGGTCAAACGCGGCCTTCCGGCCGATACCGAGCTGGTCACCGGCGGCGCGGTGCAGATCGCGGCGAGCATCGACGCGGACTCGGTCCCGGACACCGACACCGGCGGCGCCGGACGGCGGGCGGTCGAGCGGTTACGCGGCCGCGCGCAGTGA
- a CDS encoding DUF3073 domain-containing protein — protein sequence MGRGRAKAKQTKVARELKYSSPQTDFARLQRELSGAKSDDINGDQWDDDDDWRR from the coding sequence ATGGGCCGCGGCCGGGCAAAGGCAAAGCAGACCAAGGTTGCACGTGAGCTCAAGTACAGCTCACCTCAAACGGACTTCGCGAGGCTTCAGCGCGAACTGTCCGGCGCCAAGTCGGACGACATCAACGGCGACCAGTGGGATGATGACGACGACTGGCGTCGCTGA
- the purM gene encoding phosphoribosylformylglycinamidine cyclo-ligase codes for MTERAEQHGISYASAGVDIEAGDRAVELIKPLASRASRPEVMGGLGGFAGLFKLRGGYREPILASSTDGVGTKLAVAQAMDKHDTVGLDLVAMVVDDLVVCGAEPLFLQDYIAVGRTVPERISELVSGIAEGCVQAGCALLGGETAEHPGLMAPDHYDLSAFGVGIVEADDLLGPERVRPGDVIIAMGSSGLHSNGYSLARKVLLEIDRMNLAGHVEEFGRTLGEELLEPTRIYARDCLALAAETNVRTFCHITGGGLAGNLERVIPNGLSAELDRGTWTPAPVFAMIAQRGRIERAEMERTFNMGVGMVAIVAPEDTDRALAILTARHLDCWVLGTVTKAGKDEPRARLVGQHPRF; via the coding sequence ATGACCGAGCGCGCCGAACAACACGGCATCTCCTATGCATCGGCCGGGGTGGATATCGAAGCCGGTGACCGGGCCGTCGAACTGATCAAACCGCTGGCTTCCAGAGCGTCCCGACCGGAGGTGATGGGCGGTCTCGGCGGGTTCGCCGGTCTGTTCAAACTCCGTGGCGGCTACCGCGAGCCGATCCTGGCCTCGTCGACCGACGGGGTGGGCACCAAGCTCGCCGTGGCCCAGGCCATGGACAAGCACGACACCGTGGGCCTGGACCTGGTCGCGATGGTGGTCGACGACCTGGTGGTCTGCGGCGCCGAACCCCTGTTCCTGCAGGACTACATCGCCGTCGGGCGTACCGTGCCGGAACGCATCAGCGAGCTGGTCAGCGGGATCGCCGAGGGCTGCGTGCAGGCCGGATGCGCCCTGCTGGGCGGGGAGACCGCCGAACATCCCGGCCTGATGGCGCCCGACCACTACGACCTGTCGGCATTCGGTGTCGGCATCGTCGAAGCCGACGACCTGCTGGGGCCGGAGCGGGTCCGCCCCGGTGACGTCATCATCGCGATGGGCTCATCCGGGCTGCACTCCAACGGCTACTCGTTGGCCCGCAAGGTGCTGCTGGAGATCGACCGGATGAACCTGGCCGGCCACGTCGAGGAGTTCGGCCGCACCCTGGGCGAGGAACTGCTCGAACCCACCCGCATCTACGCCAGGGACTGCCTGGCGCTGGCGGCGGAGACCAACGTGCGCACGTTCTGCCACATCACCGGCGGCGGACTGGCCGGCAACCTCGAACGGGTCATCCCCAACGGGCTGTCCGCCGAACTCGACCGCGGGACGTGGACCCCGGCGCCGGTGTTCGCGATGATCGCCCAGCGCGGCCGCATCGAACGGGCCGAGATGGAGCGCACCTTCAACATGGGCGTCGGGATGGTCGCCATCGTCGCGCCGGAGGACACCGACCGCGCGCTGGCGATCCTGACCGCTCGGCATCTGGACTGCTGGGTTCTCGGCACCGTCACCAAGGCCGGTAAAGACGAACCGCGGGCGCGCCTTGTCGGGCAGCACCCGCGGTTCTGA